DNA from Drosophila suzukii chromosome 2R, CBGP_Dsuzu_IsoJpt1.0, whole genome shotgun sequence:
TGGTTAAGATGGTAGTGGTTTCAGGGGCGTTTAGGATTAAACTAAGTTGCTATATATACACAGATCAGAAACTGGGTCAGTGGAGCAGCTGGAGCCCGGGGATTTAGTTGACCACCTCTACGCTGcagtcctcctcctcctgctcgTCCTCTCCCTCGGCGGGATCCTCATCCTCTGGGACTTCCAAGGGCGCAGGAACAGGACTATCCTGGCTGCTTTCGCAGCTGGAACTGGACTCCAGGCACTCCAGTCGATTGCTGTCCAGTCGAAGTCGTTTCTCCGGCTTCTTGAGCAGTTCCTCAATGGAGTAGGGATTCCGCTTGCGACTGTGGCTAAGGGTTGATCCCGGAGAAGCCTCTGGAGCTGATCCTGCTCCATGTCCCCCACCAGAAGCGGTTAGTGACAGCGCCGCTGGCGAGGATTTGCCGGAATCGCAGTCGCTGAGTGCATCGCCGGCGGCGCCGGGAGTCGAGAGATCGATGGAGCTCTCCGACTTGGTGAAGCCACCCAGGGTCGATGTGGAGGATGCGGCCGCCGCTGCCATGGCATGGGGCAAGTAGCCGCCGGCATAGGGCAGGAACTGCCCCCCGGAAGCCGCCGCCTGAGCCTGAATGTGGGCCTGGGTGTAGTACAGCAGGGAGGGATTCCACAGCCAGTGCTTGTGCAGAGCGGAGTAGCTCAGATCCAGGCCAGAAACACTGGGATTCAGGCCGTGGCTGTGGCCATGTCCCATGGTGGGCGGCATTTTGGGAGCGGGTTTGATGGGCATCTCGCCGGCGGAACTCATCATCAGCGCCGGTGGTTTTGCATAGCGAGCGAcggagggtgtggctgccgcaGTGGGCGGGGCCACGCTCACCGGAGGGGGAGGAGCTTGGGGGCCATAGCCATTCGGTGGACCGCTGCCCGCCTGATGagccgctgccgccgccgccgccgctgctgcagctgccgCATTCTGCTGACTGGAGGTCATCTCGTCCGTCCACAAACCGCTGTTGCGCAGAATCCGGTTGATGGAGCTGATCGAGGGCACCGAGCTGGGGTCGCAGACCctctgctgctgcagctgctcgCGAATCTCCCACGCAAACATGCCGCTGTTCTCCTCCTTCAGACGGATGA
Protein-coding regions in this window:
- the Poxn gene encoding paired box pox-neuro protein, which produces MPHTGQAGVNQLGGVFVNGRPLPDCVRRRIVDLALCGVRPCDISRQLLVSHGCVSKILTRFYETGSIRPGSIGGSKTKQVATPTVVKKIIRLKEENSGMFAWEIREQLQQQRVCDPSSVPSISSINRILRNSGLWTDEMTSSQQNAAAAAAAAAAAAAHQAGSGPPNGYGPQAPPPPVSVAPPTAAATPSVARYAKPPALMMSSAGEMPIKPAPKMPPTMGHGHSHGLNPSVSGLDLSYSALHKHWLWNPSLLYYTQAHIQAQAAASGGQFLPYAGGYLPHAMAAAAASSTSTLGGFTKSESSIDLSTPGAAGDALSDCDSGKSSPAALSLTASGGGHGAGSAPEASPGSTLSHSRKRNPYSIEELLKKPEKRLRLDSNRLECLESSSSCESSQDSPVPAPLEVPEDEDPAEGEDEQEEEDCSVEVVN